ATGCTGTAATAAATCAGATCCGGCAGACCTATATTGGCGACCTGACATGGGGGGAGGATTTAATGGTGTTTGAACTTGGGAAAGAATAAGCGGCCAAAGCCGCTTATTATCAAGCTGCCTGATAAAATCGCCTTTCAGGGCTATAGGACAAGCAGTCATTTTTACCAAACTCAAACAGCATGAACAGATCGTCAGTCGGTTCAAAACCGTAGAAGTCTGGATCAATATTTAGGTGAAAACCACCCGTGAAGTGCAGTTCAAAACAGTCATCATGCTCATCATACTCAAACGCGGTTAGATACTCACCTTCAAGCTGGCTGAGAACTGCGCCCGCCAAAGCGTTATCACTTTCCCGGCGCCATAGGATACGTGATCCATTTTTGTGCAAGTCCCAATCACACATATATATCCAGAAGTGCCAATCGAATTGGGCTTGTTCAGTAATCGCGTCCTTACCTCGAACGTTTCCAAGATCAAGAGTAATAAAACCACCAACGCCTCTGCGAGCTTGTGCTACCTTTTGCGGCAGTACAGCTTTAAAGGCCTCATAACGGTCCAGCGCTCGAGCTGGAGTAGGTAAGTAATGGATCGCACTCATGGCTATATCCTACACTAAATCTCTTCGACTATCCACCGAGCGAGGGTAACGGTTCCCTAAGCTCATCACGGATTTTCATCAATATTTCACCAAGCCTATTACGGCCCAAACCATCAGCGCCTGCGCCCCAATAACGGCTCATAGGGGAGGCTTCGATCAGTTCCTCATCTTCGGTTTCTTTCAGTTTTTCAGCCAACTGCTTGTGCTTTGAAAACTTTGCACGATTTGCGATTTCCATGATCTCATCGCGCACATCTTCCCAATCATGCCTTAAGGCGTCAGGGCGTGTACGTGCCAGAGATTTTGCTTCGAACGCATAGTCAGCTGTTCTGATTTCCTCACGCGTTGTTTCACATTTGAATCGCTGTGCCTGAACATAATGTTCAACGCTGCGCCAATGTGTACCATCCAGTTCAACAGCATGCTCTGAAGTTGTTCTAAAACCTTCGTAACTGTCTAAACGCGTATTGAAAAAGATTGCCATTTTTTCCTCCTGTTCCTTCGGCAAATGAGAAACTCTGCTTTGCAATGATCGTGAACATAATTTTGTATTCACATTTTATATCGCCCGTAGGCATGGTAAAACTTTGTTCAGTATGTGCCCCTTTTAGGGCGGTTAAAGTGGTGAGCAGATTGAGCATGATTCCGACGTCAATATCATTCTGCTCACCACACTGGAGCCAGTAGCTCCGCCTATCCTCTTGTGTACTCGGATTGCTGTTTTTCAGAGAGCGCTGCAAGCCCGACCATCAGGCCACCAGTTCCCATGGCCGCCCGGTAGCGGGCTGAGATATCAGCGACCATACCGCCAAAATCTGCAGCCCGCTTGGGGGAGCGCACACCATTCTCGCCAAAAAATGGGTGCCTAGGGGAAAACTGATTTTCAAAAACTTGCGCGTTCATTTTTCTTCTCGCTTCTTTTGCAGGGTTCCTATTCCTGCGGTCATTAAATCTGGTTGCGTTAGAGGTTAATTTCTGGGCTCAGGTAACAAAAAACCCTCTGGGACTTATCTGGTCCGAGAGGGTTTCAATTCATTTCAGCTATTTTAACTTTTCACCAAGTTTTAGCTGCTCCCTCCTCGGACACACGTAATGACTAGTGCTGAGCGCATAAAGGCCTGCGCGCACTTTGTCAGTTGTGGTTTATATGTCCAAGTATGGGTCATTAATTCAAATCCGTTTACGGCATCTTTAGCCCGCACCATGCGAGTTCCTTTGCCGAATGATTGCTGTATAGGCTGAAGCTGATCCAGCTGTCAACACCCTTCATGAAACTTTCATAAAGTTTTTTAGTTACAAAGAAAACTTTTATTTCAAGCATAATATTGAACGGGTGCACATGCAGGCATGCGCGCGCTCACGCGGGTATTATATATACTCGCATAACACTGCATTATTCGACGGCCAGGTAAACTTCGAGTTTGGTGAAGGTCAATCGAATCAAAAAAAGAAGGAGATACCACAAGGCATCTCCTTCTTTCGAATACTCTGAGAACAAATGTTACGCACGAATGGTGGCGATAAACTCATCCGCTTTTTGCGATAATTGCTCAGTTTTTTCAGAAAGAGTATGAACAGCATTCACCGTGGTTTCAGCTACCACAGCAATGCGTCCACCAACCTCACTAAGGCG
This DNA window, taken from Kordiimonas sp. SCSIO 12603, encodes the following:
- a CDS encoding NADAR family protein, with the translated sequence MAIFFNTRLDSYEGFRTTSEHAVELDGTHWRSVEHYVQAQRFKCETTREEIRTADYAFEAKSLARTRPDALRHDWEDVRDEIMEIANRAKFSKHKQLAEKLKETEDEELIEASPMSRYWGAGADGLGRNRLGEILMKIRDELREPLPSLGG